From Demequina lutea, a single genomic window includes:
- a CDS encoding transglutaminase domain-containing protein, protein MTHSEGDGQVPQPRAPRLPGPGWLPDPSRMDLERFWNGTSWTARTRDIVSKLERVPLGYPGETEGRNSRGRLSQGRRSRQKQGGGFAGFLTFVLVALLVVGGAGYLGALPSWVPWPAEFVRSMPTGPAVAYPVFGSNDTVTYLARNLVAQEPEIDVTWIQASGRDVRTVVQDAMDEAMLQNPYAFVNGWNMSIGTARVRVEPKYTYSAAEAERRRVATASAVAAIVATPAVAQASDTRAKVKAIHDAVLRAATYDKAAGAAIAAGVTSAASPEVAQSQQAYGILVAGTAVCTGYAMAFQALAQASGLQSVVVTGVATSGVTTGGHAWNRVLVGGQWLVVDTTWDDATDARLGTDYLMISSQDPLMKTRTVDMDWVVDADVGMYGG, encoded by the coding sequence ATGACGCACTCAGAGGGCGACGGCCAGGTGCCACAGCCGCGCGCCCCGCGCCTGCCTGGCCCTGGGTGGCTGCCGGACCCGAGCCGCATGGACCTCGAGCGATTCTGGAACGGGACCAGTTGGACGGCGCGCACCCGCGACATCGTGTCCAAACTCGAGCGCGTGCCCCTTGGGTATCCCGGCGAGACCGAGGGCCGCAACTCACGGGGCCGACTCTCACAGGGCCGCCGCTCGCGGCAGAAGCAAGGCGGCGGGTTCGCCGGGTTCCTGACGTTCGTACTGGTGGCGCTCCTCGTGGTGGGAGGGGCTGGCTACCTGGGGGCCCTGCCCTCGTGGGTGCCGTGGCCCGCGGAGTTCGTTCGCTCGATGCCGACGGGTCCCGCCGTCGCCTACCCCGTATTCGGGTCAAACGACACGGTGACCTACCTGGCGCGCAACCTCGTCGCTCAAGAGCCGGAGATCGACGTGACGTGGATTCAAGCATCGGGCCGCGACGTGAGGACCGTGGTGCAGGACGCGATGGATGAGGCGATGCTGCAGAACCCCTACGCGTTCGTCAACGGCTGGAATATGTCGATCGGGACCGCGCGGGTGCGCGTGGAGCCGAAATACACGTATTCGGCCGCCGAGGCGGAACGGCGCCGCGTCGCGACCGCCAGCGCGGTGGCGGCCATCGTCGCGACACCCGCGGTCGCGCAAGCGTCCGACACGCGCGCCAAGGTCAAGGCCATCCACGATGCCGTGCTGCGCGCCGCCACATACGACAAGGCGGCGGGCGCCGCGATCGCTGCGGGCGTGACATCGGCGGCCTCGCCAGAGGTGGCCCAGTCTCAACAGGCGTACGGAATCCTGGTGGCAGGGACTGCGGTGTGCACCGGATACGCGATGGCATTCCAGGCGCTTGCCCAAGCGTCGGGCCTGCAATCCGTGGTGGTGACGGGCGTCGCGACCAGCGGGGTGACCACGGGCGGGCACGCGTGGAACCGGGTGTTGGTGGGCGGCCAGTGGCTCGTGGTCGACACCACGTGGGACGACGCCACCGACGCGCGGCTGGGCACGGACTACCTGATGATTAGCAGCCAGGACCCGTTGATGAAGACCCGGACTGTCGACATGGACTGGGTGGTCGATGCCGACGTGGGGATGTACGGGGGGTAG
- a CDS encoding DUF4190 domain-containing protein — protein sequence MRQVVWGRVLMWLATPLTITLAALALFGAVPWTATNAGLLLFGAGFLIVRTGVAPETIKAKRIAASMGWASRPAAEAVETIPGTQYPFRLTLKPQALSVGRWRDHEARRWLLGSQFAVEAVALRGNMPALHVIPNTKAFAKAMGGGSDFLTGDAAFDAAWRVWCRYPEYARAMLSDAVRALFASERLRGVPVLFEGGFVCTWTPLSAQSIKEIDGRFESLAALRGAISNQVLSHYSMAGSATVLRDPTGTPVTMPGEHLPGPGLTASVVRTGEIAQRDKNLFGRLSVLLPFTFFFAPVGLVLGILGARAAHRGEASNGGLAKLGIGLSIGMLALLAVMMWAAITVGK from the coding sequence ATGAGGCAAGTCGTGTGGGGCCGCGTTCTGATGTGGCTCGCGACCCCTCTGACCATCACGCTCGCGGCATTAGCGCTGTTTGGGGCGGTCCCATGGACCGCGACGAATGCGGGCCTACTCCTTTTTGGCGCAGGTTTCTTGATCGTACGGACGGGCGTGGCGCCCGAGACGATCAAGGCGAAACGAATCGCCGCGTCGATGGGGTGGGCGTCTCGCCCGGCGGCCGAGGCCGTGGAGACTATTCCTGGCACGCAGTATCCGTTCCGACTGACGCTCAAGCCTCAGGCTCTTAGCGTGGGCAGGTGGCGTGACCATGAGGCGCGCCGGTGGCTCTTGGGGTCGCAATTTGCTGTGGAGGCGGTCGCTTTACGAGGCAACATGCCCGCATTGCACGTCATCCCCAACACGAAGGCGTTCGCGAAGGCCATGGGCGGAGGCTCGGACTTCCTCACGGGTGACGCGGCGTTCGACGCCGCGTGGCGGGTCTGGTGTCGGTACCCGGAATATGCGCGGGCGATGCTCTCGGATGCGGTGCGAGCGCTCTTCGCCAGCGAGCGGCTCCGGGGCGTTCCGGTGCTCTTCGAGGGCGGCTTTGTTTGCACGTGGACACCACTGAGCGCGCAAAGCATCAAGGAGATTGACGGTCGGTTCGAGTCGCTTGCGGCCCTGCGCGGCGCTATCAGCAACCAGGTGCTTTCTCACTATTCGATGGCCGGAAGCGCGACCGTGTTACGGGACCCGACCGGAACTCCCGTGACGATGCCTGGGGAACACTTACCGGGGCCGGGCCTTACCGCCTCGGTCGTGCGCACCGGCGAGATCGCGCAGCGAGACAAGAACCTATTCGGGAGACTCTCCGTGTTGCTGCCGTTCACGTTCTTCTTCGCCCCGGTGGGTCTGGTCCTTGGGATTCTGGGAGCGCGCGCCGCCCACCGCGGCGAGGCGAGCAATGGCGGGCTAGCGAAGTTAGGCATCGGCTTGAGCATCGGGATGCTGGCCCTGCTCGCCGTGATGATGTGGGCTGCAATCACCGTCGGGAAGTAG
- a CDS encoding MFS transporter yields MSRSATRTPQQRLILAIAITASFVAFLDSSVVNVALPAIVKQLGGGLTTQQWTVDAYLLTLGSLILVAGSVSDAFGRQRVLRIGLILFGIASLATAAAPTAGVLIAARLLQGVAGAMLVPSSLALIASTFDGAERGRAIGTWTAATSGAMIAGPLLGGLAVDLASWRWAFVINVLPIAAAMYLLTRVEAGDVRSDNARSDNARSDNAHVDLVSAALCALGLGGAVFALIEQPNLGWGDPAVWGAGLGGAAVFGAFVWRQARIARPMLPLGLFAARNFAWGNISTLLVYGALGLNGFVVSVYLQERAGLTATAAGLSTMPITVALIVLSSRAGVLAGRIGPRLFMTLGPLAMAGGALLMLTVSEPFNYWTQLLPGVMLFGVGVAATVSPLTAAVLGAVDSARSGIASAVNNAVARVAGLVTVAALGAVVGGQLDLAGFHRAVAFTAVLLALGGVASWVGIRNVGSVPEGRGPGNSLVRE; encoded by the coding sequence GTGTCCCGCAGCGCCACCCGCACCCCGCAGCAGCGCCTCATCCTGGCCATCGCCATCACGGCCAGCTTTGTGGCGTTCCTCGACTCGAGCGTGGTCAACGTGGCGCTGCCGGCGATCGTGAAGCAACTGGGCGGGGGCCTCACCACCCAGCAGTGGACGGTCGATGCCTACCTGCTGACTCTCGGCTCGCTCATCCTGGTCGCGGGCTCCGTCTCCGATGCCTTCGGCCGCCAGCGGGTGTTGCGCATTGGGCTGATCCTGTTTGGGATCGCCTCGCTGGCGACCGCGGCGGCCCCCACCGCTGGGGTGCTCATCGCGGCCAGGCTCCTCCAGGGAGTCGCGGGCGCGATGCTGGTGCCCTCTTCCTTGGCGCTCATCGCCTCGACCTTTGATGGGGCCGAGCGCGGCCGAGCCATCGGCACCTGGACCGCCGCGACGTCGGGCGCAATGATCGCGGGCCCCCTGCTTGGCGGGCTTGCCGTCGACCTCGCGTCGTGGCGATGGGCGTTCGTCATCAACGTGCTGCCGATCGCGGCGGCGATGTACCTCCTGACTCGGGTGGAGGCCGGCGACGTTCGCAGTGACAATGCACGCAGTGACAATGCACGCAGTGACAACGCTCACGTCGACCTGGTCTCCGCGGCCCTGTGCGCGTTGGGCCTGGGCGGCGCCGTGTTCGCGCTGATTGAGCAGCCCAACCTCGGTTGGGGCGACCCGGCGGTGTGGGGTGCGGGCCTCGGGGGAGCTGCGGTGTTTGGGGCGTTCGTCTGGAGGCAGGCGCGCATCGCCCGGCCTATGCTTCCGCTCGGCCTATTCGCGGCGCGCAACTTCGCGTGGGGCAACATCTCCACGCTGCTGGTCTACGGCGCCCTGGGCCTCAACGGCTTCGTGGTGTCGGTGTATTTGCAGGAGCGCGCGGGTCTCACCGCGACGGCCGCCGGGCTGTCGACCATGCCCATCACCGTGGCGCTCATCGTGCTGAGCTCCCGCGCGGGTGTCCTGGCCGGGCGCATCGGGCCCCGGCTCTTCATGACGCTTGGACCGCTCGCGATGGCCGGCGGCGCGCTGCTCATGCTGACGGTATCCGAGCCGTTTAACTATTGGACCCAGCTCTTGCCAGGGGTGATGCTGTTTGGCGTGGGTGTGGCCGCGACGGTCTCGCCGCTCACCGCGGCGGTGCTCGGCGCGGTGGACTCGGCGCGCTCCGGCATCGCCTCCGCGGTCAACAACGCGGTGGCTCGTGTGGCGGGCCTCGTGACGGTTGCCGCCCTTGGTGCCGTGGTGGGGGGTCAGCTCGACCTCGCGGGATTCCACCGCGCGGTGGCGTTCACCGCGGTGCTGCTGGCGCTCGGCGGGGTCGCGTCCTGGGTGGGCATCCGCAACGTCGGGTCCGTCCCGGAGGGGCGAGGGCCCGGGAATTCGCTAGTGCGAGAGTGA
- a CDS encoding uracil-DNA glycosylase family protein produces MSGLRGYQSFEEWMGTRVLSLIDVWPEHPRAAIVGINPSPGSVAAGHYFQGPLGRRQLGRIADALGWDVPDTGFFEEAGLAQGVGFTDIVKRPTPREVGVSAAELAHGRAVLATKLASRHVRLVIAVYRQPVAALLGAEGSPGLQPTRTSWGAQVFRLPGPFEVPARADEVMRGLVGLVEG; encoded by the coding sequence ATGAGCGGGCTGCGCGGCTACCAATCCTTCGAGGAGTGGATGGGCACTCGCGTGCTCAGCCTCATCGACGTGTGGCCCGAGCACCCGCGCGCCGCGATCGTCGGCATCAATCCCTCGCCCGGGTCCGTGGCGGCCGGGCACTACTTCCAGGGCCCGTTGGGCAGGCGGCAGCTGGGTCGCATCGCCGACGCTCTTGGCTGGGACGTGCCCGACACCGGCTTTTTCGAGGAGGCGGGGCTCGCGCAAGGCGTGGGCTTCACGGACATCGTCAAGCGGCCGACGCCGCGCGAGGTGGGCGTGAGCGCCGCGGAACTCGCGCACGGTCGTGCGGTGTTGGCTACCAAGCTCGCCTCACGTCATGTGCGACTCGTGATCGCCGTGTACCGCCAACCTGTGGCCGCTCTGCTGGGCGCCGAGGGCAGTCCGGGTTTGCAACCGACGCGCACGTCTTGGGGCGCGCAGGTGTTCCGGTTGCCGGGACCGTTTGAGGTGCCTGCCCGCGCGGACGAAGTGATGCGGGGGTTGGTGGGGTTGGTCGAGGGGTGA
- a CDS encoding MarR family transcriptional regulator yields the protein MRTTAPLLAPIFRSEGQARLLAALLLGGDELSISDAADRAHLAYPTAHREVARLLDAGILEERKVGRMRLLRANVNSPLTAPLRDILLVSTGPVVLLAEALVGIPGIEAAFLYGSFAARMRGIEGPAPHDVDLMVLGSPDAAQVYAACARVEEMVHRPVNPTVMSGDEFRGQSGFLSEVRSGPAIPVIGELPW from the coding sequence ATGAGAACAACGGCGCCGCTGCTCGCACCGATCTTCCGGTCCGAGGGTCAGGCGCGCCTGCTTGCAGCGCTCCTGCTGGGCGGCGACGAGTTGTCTATCTCCGACGCCGCGGACCGGGCGCACCTCGCCTACCCCACGGCCCACCGGGAGGTGGCCCGGCTTCTCGATGCCGGCATCCTTGAGGAGCGAAAAGTCGGCCGCATGCGCCTGCTGCGCGCCAATGTGAACAGCCCCCTGACCGCACCTCTGCGCGACATTCTGTTGGTGTCCACCGGGCCCGTGGTGCTGCTGGCCGAGGCCCTTGTGGGGATCCCCGGCATCGAAGCGGCGTTCCTCTACGGGTCCTTCGCCGCGCGCATGCGAGGCATCGAGGGCCCCGCACCGCACGACGTCGATCTCATGGTGCTCGGCTCGCCTGACGCGGCGCAGGTCTACGCCGCCTGTGCGCGAGTGGAGGAGATGGTGCACCGCCCGGTCAACCCGACCGTCATGAGCGGGGACGAGTTCCGCGGGCAGTCAGGCTTCCTGTCCGAGGTCAGGTCAGGACCCGCCATCCCCGTCATCGGGGAGCTCCCATGGTGA
- a CDS encoding DUF4190 domain-containing protein — MSVTPGVGQPNTPVYAVKPPMLTLAVVSLCFGIAGVLMLWVPFFGWSLGIVAVLTGHVAVSHIKRSIQPRSGKGLAIGGLVTGYFATVVGTGFFIVTVIIAVVRNH, encoded by the coding sequence ATGAGCGTCACCCCGGGCGTCGGTCAGCCCAACACGCCCGTCTATGCGGTCAAGCCGCCGATGCTGACGCTCGCCGTCGTCTCGCTGTGCTTTGGCATCGCTGGCGTCTTGATGCTGTGGGTGCCGTTCTTTGGCTGGAGCCTCGGCATCGTCGCTGTACTGACGGGCCATGTCGCGGTGAGCCATATCAAACGCTCGATCCAGCCGCGTTCAGGCAAGGGACTGGCGATCGGCGGACTCGTGACGGGGTACTTCGCGACCGTTGTGGGGACGGGCTTCTTCATCGTGACCGTCATCATCGCCGTCGTCCGCAACCACTAG
- a CDS encoding DUF2254 domain-containing protein, producing MAAIDWHTFVKRLPERMWFRLVVFAVAALALVGSALAVGKILPSTLSVNFGQDAAYRILQILATSMLAVTTFSLTAMISAYAAAAQGTTPRATQLLVADRTSQNALSTFLGTFVFAIVGIVALSTGSFTDGGRSVLFLGTLGVIALVVATLLRWIHHLTGFGRVPDVIDRVERAATKAIHAYARDPHLGGVAPVGVPDGALTALSEQVGYVTGVDIGRLQRVADAAGVTVHLDAMPGALVGHGTALARVVGPLDDDVAAGIRGAFRLEKHRTYEQDPRLGLIALAEIGSHALSPAVNDPGTAIEVLGAIERVVTELLKSEADDGEPRFPRVHVPAVALGDLVEDAFRPLARDGAGLVEVGLRVQRVLGDLVRIAEVERERDVFLEASVRACVRAVRGLDDAGDVALVEAAADEVRRGE from the coding sequence ATGGCAGCGATCGACTGGCACACCTTCGTGAAGCGCCTGCCCGAGCGGATGTGGTTCCGGCTGGTGGTGTTCGCCGTGGCGGCACTGGCTTTGGTGGGCTCGGCTTTGGCCGTCGGGAAAATACTGCCAAGCACGCTCTCCGTCAACTTCGGCCAGGACGCCGCGTACCGGATTTTGCAGATTCTCGCGACGTCCATGCTCGCGGTCACCACCTTCTCGCTGACGGCAATGATCTCGGCGTATGCGGCGGCTGCCCAGGGCACCACGCCCCGCGCCACGCAACTGCTCGTCGCGGATCGCACCTCGCAGAACGCGCTGTCCACGTTCCTGGGCACCTTCGTGTTCGCGATCGTGGGGATCGTGGCGCTCAGCACCGGCTCGTTCACCGACGGGGGGCGGTCCGTGCTGTTCCTCGGCACGCTCGGCGTGATCGCGCTGGTGGTGGCCACGCTGCTGCGGTGGATCCACCACCTCACCGGTTTTGGCAGGGTGCCCGATGTCATTGACAGGGTGGAGCGCGCAGCGACCAAGGCGATCCACGCCTACGCGCGCGATCCCCACCTGGGCGGGGTGGCACCCGTCGGCGTGCCCGATGGCGCACTGACGGCGCTCTCGGAGCAGGTGGGCTACGTGACTGGGGTGGACATCGGGCGGCTACAACGCGTGGCCGATGCCGCAGGGGTGACGGTGCACCTCGACGCGATGCCGGGGGCCTTGGTGGGGCATGGGACGGCGCTAGCGCGCGTAGTGGGTCCTCTCGACGACGACGTCGCGGCGGGGATACGCGGGGCGTTCAGGTTGGAGAAGCATCGGACGTATGAGCAGGATCCGCGCCTTGGCCTGATTGCGCTCGCCGAGATCGGCTCGCACGCGCTGTCCCCCGCCGTGAATGATCCCGGAACCGCGATCGAGGTGCTTGGCGCCATCGAGCGCGTGGTGACGGAGCTGCTGAAGTCCGAGGCCGACGACGGCGAGCCTCGATTCCCGCGGGTACACGTGCCCGCGGTGGCGCTCGGCGACCTGGTGGAGGACGCGTTCCGGCCGCTCGCCCGGGATGGCGCGGGCCTTGTGGAAGTGGGCCTGCGGGTCCAGAGGGTACTAGGCGATTTGGTGCGGATCGCCGAGGTGGAACGCGAGCGCGACGTCTTCCTGGAAGCGTCGGTGCGAGCGTGCGTCAGGGCCGTCCGGGGGCTGGACGATGCCGGCGACGTGGCGCTCGTGGAGGCTGCCGCGGATGAGGTGCGGCGGGGCGAATGA
- a CDS encoding DUF6318 family protein, producing the protein MTVVVLLGGATVSLSACTGGSDPIASPSPSVSTVVTPSPSPSASPSPTALTDEELLALIPEEARAENFGSASNFAKFFIDQYPTLFHTGHDGELFQYLSADDCVFCANAITDSVATGAAGAYNEGGTFTWPDQPPRGGLESDGYWYVTQGFEVSDTITYLEDGSQYKTERGGAGEVGLKMAFDEGGWRVHGVEFVYDDE; encoded by the coding sequence GTGACGGTTGTAGTCCTCTTGGGGGGCGCGACCGTATCTCTGTCTGCATGCACGGGTGGTTCTGACCCGATCGCATCGCCCAGTCCCTCGGTCTCGACCGTGGTGACTCCGTCGCCGTCGCCCAGCGCGTCGCCCTCGCCGACCGCGCTCACTGATGAAGAACTGCTCGCGCTGATTCCCGAGGAGGCCCGTGCCGAGAACTTCGGGAGTGCGAGCAACTTCGCCAAGTTCTTCATAGATCAATACCCGACGCTATTCCACACAGGGCACGACGGCGAACTCTTCCAGTATCTGAGCGCTGACGACTGTGTATTTTGCGCGAACGCCATCACGGACTCGGTGGCCACCGGGGCGGCCGGAGCCTACAACGAGGGCGGCACGTTCACGTGGCCCGATCAGCCGCCACGTGGAGGCCTAGAAAGCGACGGCTACTGGTATGTCACCCAGGGGTTCGAGGTGTCTGACACGATCACATACCTCGAGGACGGAAGTCAGTACAAGACGGAGCGTGGTGGCGCGGGCGAAGTCGGTTTGAAAATGGCTTTCGACGAAGGGGGATGGCGTGTCCATGGGGTGGAATTCGTCTACGACGACGAGTAG
- a CDS encoding nucleotidyl transferase AbiEii/AbiGii toxin family protein, with the protein MSPDKPRPLSKRSVLDRAKSAGVKGDVALRDLAFNQLLARIDAHAPGSFMLKGAQALRVRQVSSRSTRDLDLRSSAGTVALAVDALVAAIGTDLGDGILFQVSREPAPLGHDHTGGSIGVNIRVEVLLGGEFIASVSIDLVTGRDPSGSVARLPRPMAIALPGIVEAHIDTYPVEDHIADKVWATMTIYGDRPSSRPRDLYDLFAFALRSEPEALALGAALEEERLRRGIAATASFNVPPDWQAGWGALVTTYPDRDFPTDFGDALGLVRLLLEPVLTGEVTRGRWDPAAASWAVEER; encoded by the coding sequence ATGAGTCCTGACAAGCCCAGGCCGCTGTCCAAGCGCTCGGTGCTGGACCGCGCCAAGAGCGCAGGCGTCAAGGGTGACGTGGCGCTCCGCGATCTCGCATTCAACCAACTGCTCGCACGCATCGATGCGCACGCACCGGGGAGTTTCATGCTGAAGGGGGCGCAGGCGTTGCGGGTTCGTCAGGTCAGTTCACGGTCCACGCGCGACCTCGATCTTCGTTCGAGCGCCGGGACGGTCGCGCTTGCGGTCGATGCTTTGGTGGCCGCGATCGGCACCGACCTGGGCGACGGCATTCTCTTCCAGGTCTCCCGCGAGCCCGCCCCGTTGGGCCATGATCACACGGGCGGATCCATCGGCGTCAACATCCGGGTCGAGGTGCTCCTCGGGGGCGAATTCATTGCCTCCGTATCCATTGACCTAGTGACCGGGCGGGATCCCTCGGGCTCCGTTGCTCGGCTGCCACGACCTATGGCCATCGCCTTGCCGGGGATCGTCGAGGCGCACATAGACACGTATCCGGTAGAGGACCACATCGCCGACAAGGTGTGGGCGACCATGACGATCTACGGGGATCGGCCCTCGAGTCGCCCACGAGACTTGTATGACTTGTTCGCGTTTGCGCTGCGCTCGGAGCCCGAAGCGCTGGCACTGGGCGCAGCTCTGGAGGAGGAGCGACTGCGGCGAGGAATCGCGGCGACCGCGAGCTTCAACGTGCCGCCTGACTGGCAGGCAGGATGGGGGGCGCTCGTGACCACCTATCCTGACCGGGACTTCCCCACCGACTTCGGCGATGCGCTTGGCTTGGTTCGGCTGCTTCTTGAGCCCGTGCTCACGGGTGAAGTGACTCGTGGGCGATGGGATCCTGCGGCCGCATCATGGGCGGTGGAGGAGCGCTAA
- a CDS encoding fructose bisphosphate aldolase, whose protein sequence is MNTEQFNKMKSGKGFIAALDQSGGSTPKALQFYGVNDDAYANLEAMFDLVHEMRARIMTSPVFTGDRILGTILFGMTMDREIGGKGAAEYLWEEKGIVPFLKVDKGLVAEADGARVMNPMPDLAEVLDEAKDHGVFGTKMRSVIKLANETGVRAVVDQQFEVGRQILDAGLVPIIEPEIDIFSPEKAGAEVLLKAALLDALGQLGPDQQVLLKLTLPEVDGFLDELVEHPNVLRVFALSGGYTREEANGRLARNHGVAASFSRALTEGLTIQQSQAEFDAALDASIASIYEASIT, encoded by the coding sequence ATGAACACCGAACAGTTCAACAAGATGAAGAGCGGCAAGGGTTTCATCGCCGCGCTCGACCAGAGCGGCGGCAGCACCCCCAAGGCCCTGCAGTTCTACGGCGTCAACGACGACGCGTACGCGAACCTGGAAGCCATGTTCGACCTCGTCCACGAGATGCGCGCCCGGATCATGACCAGCCCGGTCTTCACCGGCGACCGGATCCTCGGGACGATCCTCTTCGGGATGACCATGGACCGCGAGATCGGCGGCAAGGGCGCCGCCGAATACCTGTGGGAGGAGAAGGGCATCGTCCCGTTCCTCAAGGTCGACAAGGGTCTCGTTGCCGAGGCGGATGGCGCTCGAGTCATGAATCCGATGCCCGACCTGGCGGAGGTCCTCGATGAAGCGAAGGACCACGGCGTCTTCGGCACCAAGATGCGTTCGGTCATCAAGTTGGCCAACGAGACCGGCGTGAGGGCCGTGGTGGACCAGCAGTTCGAGGTGGGTCGCCAGATTCTCGACGCCGGCCTGGTGCCGATCATCGAGCCCGAGATCGACATCTTCAGCCCCGAGAAGGCAGGGGCCGAGGTGCTGCTCAAGGCCGCGCTCCTGGACGCGTTGGGCCAGCTGGGCCCCGACCAGCAGGTCCTGCTCAAGTTGACGCTGCCCGAGGTTGACGGCTTCCTCGACGAGCTTGTCGAGCACCCGAACGTGTTGCGGGTGTTCGCCCTGTCCGGTGGCTACACGCGTGAGGAGGCCAACGGCAGGCTCGCCCGCAACCACGGCGTCGCCGCCAGCTTCTCCCGCGCCCTGACGGAGGGCCTCACCATCCAGCAGAGCCAGGCCGAGTTTGACGCCGCGCTCGACGCCTCGATCGCCAGCATCTACGAGGCGTCGATCACCTGA
- the glpK gene encoding glycerol kinase GlpK, which translates to MAIDQGTTSTRAIVFDHAGAIVSTGQLEHRQILPRAGWVEHDPHEIWANTRRVVGEALTRADITRLQIAAVGITNQRETTVVWNRHTGEPVYNAIVWQDTRTQHQVDALAADGGVDRFQFKTGLPLATYFSATKIAWILDNVEGARERAEAGDLLFGTTDSWLLWHLTGGTGGGLHATDVTNASRTLLMDLDTLEWDEELLAAFGVPRAMMPEIRSSSELYGTVGGHSLLTGVPIAGILGDQQAATFGQAAFEKGESKNTYGTGNFIIVGTGTERVASKHGLITTVAYRLDGQPPRYALEGSIAVTGSLVQWVRDNLGMIASAAEIEPLAAAVKDNGGAYIVPAFSGLFAPYWRPDARGAVVGLTQFVTKEHLARAVLEATAFQTRDVIQAVEADTGVTVPELRVDGGMTVNSLLMQFQADMLGVDVVRPVIVETTALGAAYAAGLAVGFWSSLDELKGQWREDARWSPMMPRDEAERLYRNWRKAVKRTLDWVDDDVE; encoded by the coding sequence ATGGCCATCGATCAGGGCACCACGTCGACGCGGGCCATCGTGTTCGACCACGCGGGCGCGATCGTGTCGACGGGCCAGCTCGAGCATCGGCAGATCTTGCCGAGGGCAGGCTGGGTGGAGCATGACCCTCACGAGATATGGGCGAATACCAGGCGGGTCGTTGGCGAGGCCTTGACACGTGCGGACATCACTCGCCTGCAGATCGCGGCCGTTGGCATCACCAATCAGCGCGAGACCACCGTGGTGTGGAACAGACACACGGGCGAGCCCGTCTACAACGCGATCGTGTGGCAGGACACGCGCACCCAGCACCAGGTCGACGCGCTAGCGGCCGACGGTGGCGTCGACCGGTTCCAGTTCAAGACAGGTCTGCCGCTCGCCACCTACTTCTCTGCCACCAAGATCGCGTGGATCCTCGACAACGTCGAGGGGGCGAGGGAGCGCGCCGAGGCGGGCGACCTGCTGTTCGGCACCACCGACTCGTGGCTGCTGTGGCACCTCACAGGCGGCACCGGCGGCGGCCTGCACGCGACCGATGTGACCAACGCGTCGCGCACCCTACTGATGGACCTCGACACTCTCGAGTGGGATGAGGAACTGCTGGCGGCGTTCGGGGTGCCGCGCGCGATGATGCCCGAGATCAGGTCGTCGTCCGAGCTGTACGGCACCGTGGGCGGGCATTCGCTGTTGACCGGGGTGCCCATCGCCGGGATTCTGGGCGACCAGCAGGCGGCCACTTTTGGGCAGGCCGCGTTCGAGAAGGGCGAGTCCAAGAACACGTACGGCACGGGCAACTTCATCATCGTGGGTACCGGCACCGAGCGGGTGGCGTCGAAGCATGGGCTCATCACGACGGTCGCGTACCGGCTCGATGGCCAGCCCCCGCGCTACGCGCTCGAGGGTTCGATCGCTGTCACGGGTTCGCTCGTGCAGTGGGTGCGCGACAACCTGGGGATGATCGCGTCGGCCGCCGAAATCGAGCCGCTCGCCGCCGCCGTGAAGGACAACGGCGGGGCCTACATCGTGCCCGCTTTCTCGGGGCTGTTCGCGCCATATTGGCGGCCCGATGCGCGCGGCGCCGTGGTGGGGCTCACGCAGTTTGTCACCAAGGAGCACCTGGCGCGGGCGGTGCTCGAGGCGACCGCGTTCCAGACGCGCGATGTGATCCAGGCCGTGGAGGCGGACACGGGCGTCACGGTGCCGGAGCTGCGCGTGGATGGCGGCATGACGGTCAATTCGCTGCTGATGCAGTTCCAGGCCGACATGCTGGGAGTGGACGTGGTGCGGCCCGTGATCGTGGAGACGACGGCGCTCGGCGCGGCCTATGCGGCGGGGCTGGCCGTGGGGTTCTGGTCATCCTTGGACGAACTCAAGGGTCAGTGGCGCGAGGACGCGCGCTGGTCTCCCATGATGCCTCGCGACGAGGCGGAGCGGCTGTATCGCAACTGGCGCAAGGCCGTGAAGAGGACGCTCGACTGGGTGGACGACGACGTGGAGTGA